Proteins found in one Leptospira saintgironsiae genomic segment:
- a CDS encoding SDR family NAD(P)-dependent oxidoreductase produces the protein MKSFKNKVAAITGAGSGMGRELAIQLAEQECNLALSDVNEAGLAETVQLVKKKNPNVSITSQKLDVSDRSAVFDWASKVAKDHNKVNLIFNNAGIAYGSTIEGFESKDFQRVMDINFGGVVNGTQAFLPYLKESGEGHIINTSSVFGIIAVPGTSAYNASKFAVRGFTETLRQELDFTKAKVSATSVHPGGIKTAIAKSSKTNDSVKALGLDPNTAGEKMSAQFITTAERAAKVILKGVKKNSRRVLIGPDAVFLDLMQRIFPSSYPKIITKALMGRMAK, from the coding sequence CCAGCTTGCAGAACAAGAATGCAATCTTGCATTATCAGACGTAAATGAGGCTGGCCTTGCTGAAACAGTCCAATTAGTAAAGAAGAAGAATCCTAACGTATCGATTACCAGCCAAAAACTAGATGTATCAGATCGGTCTGCAGTTTTTGATTGGGCCTCTAAAGTAGCCAAAGATCATAATAAGGTAAATTTAATATTCAATAATGCAGGTATAGCTTACGGCTCCACGATAGAAGGTTTTGAATCCAAAGATTTTCAAAGAGTGATGGATATCAATTTTGGTGGAGTGGTAAACGGAACCCAAGCATTTCTACCCTATCTAAAAGAAAGCGGAGAAGGCCATATCATCAATACTTCCAGTGTATTCGGGATCATCGCAGTTCCGGGAACTTCTGCATATAACGCATCCAAATTTGCAGTTAGAGGATTTACAGAGACCTTAAGACAAGAATTGGATTTTACCAAGGCAAAAGTTTCTGCCACGAGCGTCCATCCAGGCGGGATCAAAACAGCAATTGCAAAAAGTTCCAAAACAAATGATAGCGTGAAAGCGCTCGGCTTAGATCCAAACACTGCTGGAGAAAAAATGTCTGCTCAGTTTATAACCACTGCAGAACGTGCAGCAAAAGTGATCTTAAAAGGTGTAAAGAAAAATTCTCGCAGAGTACTCATCGGACCAGATGCGGTTTTCTTAGATTTGATGCAGAGAATTTTCCCAAGTTCTTATCCTAAGATCATTACTAAGGCACTTATGGGAAGAATGGCCAAGTAG
- a CDS encoding aldo/keto reductase — protein sequence MNNIRKTKLGNQGLIVPIEGLGCMGMTQIAGANIYGPSDESESIATIHRALELGVNFLDTADLYGPLKNERLVAKAIRGNRNKYIIATKFGFEIDDQEQLTWKINGRPEYVRKAIERSLKNLGTDYIDLYYLHRLDPNTPIEETVGAMSDLVKEGKVKYIGLSEVGSETIRKANKIHPLSAVQSEYSLFERDIERLGILNTLEELGIGLVAYSPLGRGFLTGQIKTPEDFEENDFRKNIPRFQGDQFYKNIELVKEIEKLATQKGISSSQLALAWVASKNIISIPGTKRIKYLEENIKAANISLSKEELEKLESIVPIELSTGNRYDDNGMSIVNQ from the coding sequence ATGAACAATATTAGGAAAACCAAACTAGGAAACCAAGGACTTATCGTTCCAATCGAAGGACTTGGCTGTATGGGTATGACCCAAATCGCTGGTGCAAATATTTACGGCCCGAGTGATGAGTCAGAATCAATAGCGACAATTCATCGCGCGTTAGAATTAGGTGTCAATTTTTTAGATACCGCAGATCTCTACGGGCCTTTGAAAAATGAAAGGCTAGTAGCGAAAGCGATCCGAGGAAACCGAAATAAGTACATTATTGCTACCAAGTTCGGATTTGAAATTGATGATCAGGAACAACTCACTTGGAAGATCAACGGTCGCCCTGAATACGTCAGAAAGGCGATCGAACGTTCCTTAAAAAATTTAGGAACGGATTATATCGATCTTTATTACCTTCACCGTTTAGATCCAAATACACCGATCGAAGAAACAGTGGGAGCGATGTCCGATCTCGTGAAAGAAGGAAAAGTGAAATATATCGGGCTTTCGGAAGTAGGTTCGGAAACGATCCGAAAAGCAAATAAAATTCACCCACTTTCTGCAGTTCAATCCGAGTATTCCCTTTTCGAAAGAGATATAGAAAGATTAGGAATTTTGAATACTTTAGAAGAACTTGGAATCGGGTTAGTGGCATATTCTCCTTTAGGAAGAGGATTTTTGACCGGACAGATCAAGACTCCTGAAGATTTTGAAGAAAACGATTTTAGAAAGAACATACCTCGATTCCAGGGAGATCAGTTTTACAAAAACATAGAACTTGTGAAAGAGATCGAAAAACTTGCGACTCAAAAAGGAATTTCTTCTTCTCAATTGGCTTTAGCTTGGGTTGCATCTAAAAATATAATCTCTATCCCCGGGACCAAAAGGATTAAATATTTAGAAGAGAATATCAAAGCCGCAAATATCTCTCTTAGTAAGGAAGAATTGGAAAAATTAGAATCTATCGTTCCAATAGAATTATCTACCGGGAACCGATATGACGACAACGGAATGTCCATAGTAAATCAATAA
- a CDS encoding helix-turn-helix domain-containing protein produces MSSKNLVTINSVSEFHEIFGYPKPAHPLISITQLKGTNSKMKSFMTENRFMYDFYTISIKRNIKGSIKYGRQSLDFREGIMGFSSPKQIFSFEDDIDISELSGWYLIFHTDLIRNYDIARRIKSYGFFSYEVNEALHLSEKEESIIDSIMNNIQDEYLTSIDSYSQDLIVSQIELLIQYANRFYNRQFITRKNMNQDLLFSLEKILEEYYISSKFSELGIPTVKYISFQLSVSPNYLSDMLRNLTGYNTQQHIHNWIIEKAKEKLSTTSLSVNEISLQLGFEYPQYFSRLFKTKTKLSPMEFRNSFE; encoded by the coding sequence ATGAGTTCTAAAAATTTAGTCACAATCAACTCTGTGTCGGAATTTCACGAGATATTCGGATATCCTAAACCCGCACATCCCCTAATTAGTATCACTCAACTAAAGGGCACCAATTCCAAAATGAAATCCTTTATGACAGAAAATAGATTCATGTATGATTTTTACACCATCTCTATAAAAAGAAACATAAAAGGGTCTATTAAATATGGAAGACAAAGTTTAGATTTCAGGGAAGGAATCATGGGATTTAGTTCACCCAAACAAATTTTTTCCTTCGAAGATGATATAGATATTTCAGAACTTTCGGGCTGGTATCTGATATTCCATACCGACTTAATCAGAAATTACGATATCGCAAGAAGGATCAAAAGTTACGGTTTCTTCTCTTATGAAGTGAATGAGGCATTACACCTTTCCGAAAAGGAAGAGTCCATAATCGATTCCATTATGAATAACATCCAGGACGAATATCTCACTTCGATAGACTCGTATAGCCAAGATCTCATAGTTTCGCAGATAGAGTTATTGATCCAATACGCAAATCGATTCTACAATAGACAGTTTATCACCCGCAAAAATATGAACCAAGATCTCTTATTCAGTTTGGAAAAAATATTAGAAGAATATTATATATCTTCTAAATTTTCAGAATTAGGGATCCCGACCGTAAAATACATATCATTCCAGTTGAGCGTCTCTCCGAATTACCTGAGCGATATGTTACGCAATCTTACTGGCTATAACACTCAACAACATATCCACAATTGGATTATAGAAAAAGCGAAAGAAAAACTATCTACAACTTCCCTATCTGTAAACGAAATTTCGCTACAACTCGGATTCGAATATCCTCAGTATTTCAGTAGATTATTTAAAACGAAGACGAAACTTTCTCCAATGGAGTTTCGGAATTCATTCGAATAG
- a CDS encoding YegP family protein translates to MSAKFVIYQDAKGEYRFRLKAANGEIIATGEGYTSKQACKDGIESVKKNAPSASVEEE, encoded by the coding sequence ATGTCTGCAAAATTCGTAATTTATCAGGATGCTAAAGGAGAATACAGATTTAGATTAAAAGCTGCAAATGGAGAGATTATTGCGACTGGAGAAGGTTATACTTCTAAACAAGCATGTAAAGATGGGATTGAGTCCGTTAAGAAAAATGCACCAAGTGCTTCGGTTGAAGAGGAGTAA
- a CDS encoding DMT family transporter — MQSIKPYLSLIFFALITGTTFHVAKEALTYFSPSLAGALRFVFATFFLFLFVFITNRKLLKVDRRTLLVFVSLGIIGVFGFNFFFFIGMKKASPMNAAIVIAASPAIAIFLSYFMLKTKIKFQHYLGTLISFLGVILVISDGSMDALLNAFHGEGILFILMAATCWSFYSVGMKKYIPGVSTIQTTAYTALFGTLTLFVLTLINGDWNTEFTTIPNSAWFAILYMAGLSTFLGYLCWNYGIQAVGPDKAVIFGNLIPVIAMLTSWVLGEAPNIYDLGGAFLVIFGIFIVNAKLQLSKLGQRVEVSE, encoded by the coding sequence ATGCAATCTATCAAACCGTATCTTTCTTTAATATTCTTTGCTCTCATTACAGGAACTACATTTCATGTGGCAAAAGAAGCACTCACTTACTTCTCACCAAGCCTGGCTGGAGCGCTTCGTTTCGTATTCGCAACCTTCTTCTTATTTTTGTTCGTATTCATTACGAATAGAAAATTATTAAAGGTAGATAGAAGAACCTTACTAGTATTTGTTTCGCTTGGAATCATCGGAGTTTTTGGATTTAATTTTTTCTTCTTTATTGGAATGAAGAAGGCTTCTCCTATGAACGCAGCAATCGTAATTGCTGCTAGTCCTGCGATTGCTATCTTTCTCTCTTACTTTATGTTAAAAACTAAGATCAAGTTTCAACATTATCTAGGAACTTTGATCTCTTTTCTGGGTGTTATACTTGTCATTTCTGATGGAAGTATGGATGCTCTTCTAAACGCGTTTCATGGAGAAGGGATATTATTTATTCTGATGGCGGCTACTTGTTGGAGCTTTTACTCTGTAGGAATGAAAAAGTATATTCCGGGAGTTTCTACTATTCAAACAACTGCATATACCGCGTTATTCGGTACTCTTACATTGTTTGTTTTAACTTTGATCAATGGAGACTGGAATACTGAATTTACGACCATACCTAATTCAGCTTGGTTCGCGATCCTGTATATGGCCGGTTTAAGTACATTCTTAGGATATCTTTGTTGGAATTACGGAATCCAAGCAGTGGGCCCTGATAAGGCAGTTATATTTGGAAACTTGATCCCTGTAATTGCAATGTTAACTTCTTGGGTTTTGGGGGAAGCTCCCAATATCTATGATCTTGGCGGAGCATTCCTTGTGATATTTGGTATTTTTATAGTAAATGCAAAGTTACAATTATCGAAGTTGGGTCAAAGAGTCGAAGTCTCTGAATAA
- a CDS encoding MerR family transcriptional regulator, translating into MSKSLSISEISEITNFSPYTLRYYEKIGILRKPERMYGKDRKYSEKEIRHLKGIRTLKEMNMSLEDIKEFFIEGCILDKVESGENFKPPLNKRIRILETHLQKLEQKKKDLESMIRLTKTKLKEYENLLKTE; encoded by the coding sequence ATGAGTAAGTCTCTAAGTATTTCAGAAATTTCAGAGATCACGAATTTCAGTCCTTATACACTCCGTTATTACGAGAAGATTGGAATTTTACGCAAACCTGAAAGAATGTACGGAAAAGATCGGAAATATTCTGAAAAGGAGATCCGCCATCTTAAGGGAATCAGAACTTTAAAAGAGATGAATATGTCTTTGGAAGATATCAAGGAATTCTTCATAGAAGGATGTATCCTAGATAAAGTAGAAAGCGGAGAAAATTTCAAACCTCCTTTAAATAAAAGGATACGAATATTAGAGACTCATCTTCAAAAACTGGAACAAAAGAAAAAGGATCTAGAATCAATGATCCGACTTACCAAGACAAAATTAAAAGAATATGAAAATCTTTTAAAAACAGAATAG
- a CDS encoding MBL fold metallo-hydrolase, whose translation MPTKYPNSDHYNGKHFYNPTQLEENGIWRTLKLLTTIDFEDWPKKAQNEKTNLIKNPLYKDQIAITFINHATVLIQSREINILTDPVWSERISPVSWAGTKRVREPGIQIEDLPPIDLVIISHNHYDHLDLETLKTLNRKFSPKFLVPLGDKELLQSEGIPNTDEMDWWQTIKIEKKAEVTFAPTQHLSARGIFDWNRSLWGSYMITIGNKRVYFGGDAAYSSHYKEIKRRLGEPDISLLPIGAYEPRWFMRLVHMNPLDAIQAHLDLGSKLSIGIHFGTFQQTEEALNAPVEELKKELLKAGLNLSNFIVQKEGIARIY comes from the coding sequence GTGCCTACTAAATACCCAAACTCGGATCATTACAACGGGAAACATTTCTACAATCCAACCCAACTTGAAGAAAATGGAATATGGAGAACTTTAAAACTTCTTACCACAATTGATTTTGAAGATTGGCCAAAGAAGGCTCAAAATGAAAAAACAAATCTGATTAAAAATCCATTATATAAAGATCAAATCGCGATCACTTTCATTAATCATGCCACTGTATTGATCCAATCACGTGAGATAAACATCCTTACCGATCCGGTTTGGTCTGAGAGGATCAGCCCGGTGAGCTGGGCAGGAACAAAAAGAGTCAGAGAACCAGGTATTCAGATAGAGGACCTTCCTCCGATAGATCTGGTGATTATCAGTCATAACCATTATGATCATCTAGACTTGGAAACTTTAAAAACGCTCAATAGAAAATTCTCTCCTAAATTCCTTGTTCCGTTAGGAGATAAGGAACTACTACAATCTGAAGGAATTCCGAATACAGATGAGATGGACTGGTGGCAAACAATCAAAATAGAAAAGAAAGCAGAAGTAACTTTTGCTCCTACCCAACATCTTTCTGCAAGAGGCATATTCGACTGGAATCGCAGTTTATGGGGCAGCTACATGATCACAATCGGGAATAAACGAGTATATTTTGGCGGAGATGCTGCATATTCTTCTCACTACAAAGAAATTAAAAGACGTTTAGGCGAACCAGATATTTCTCTTTTGCCGATCGGAGCTTATGAGCCTAGATGGTTTATGAGGTTAGTCCACATGAATCCTTTGGATGCCATTCAAGCTCATTTGGATTTAGGTTCTAAACTTTCAATAGGGATACATTTTGGAACATTTCAACAAACAGAAGAGGCATTAAACGCACCAGTCGAAGAATTAAAGAAGGAATTACTTAAAGCCGGATTGAATCTAAGTAATTTCATAGTACAGAAAGAAGGAATAGCACGGATTTATTAA
- a CDS encoding PilZ domain-containing protein, with the protein MAVGRSDTLQELITILETMFGETIIGSDINLVKHLFYSLKADQREFPFDYEGEKLNSVVEEVSEDTLVLYVPYLQPKGILRAKISFEILNILYQFEVVLLDFWEDHVRVKIPSELQAAAFRKNLRVAVDDLFMNYVILYRSLSGGERELGKNLSVEQRFFHLMKEIKKDNPSLKLINLMVTEYILGISKDYEVVFFGPGKDGGFFGDFIKKYNRSVYVPDCSLIKSYIGEEKDPYLDNFRDEYLSLIQTRGQAKADEFFRELQKEEVRNFLISYIVTPIRLFNDPIGYVKVFSTAMDKFSIVQQQALYIEELGDILTYALTKVYIRQENFRNEEAVTRILDISMNGLLFEIEDERTFNYLKQHNIIKMFIPISERNLVLRGEVVRFLEIGNGKFQLGVNFFDSNPDDMVFLQHYIFSKKMRILFE; encoded by the coding sequence ATGGCTGTAGGACGATCGGATACACTCCAGGAACTGATTACAATTTTAGAAACGATGTTTGGGGAAACAATCATCGGTTCAGATATTAATCTAGTTAAACACTTATTCTATAGTTTGAAAGCGGATCAAAGAGAATTCCCATTCGATTATGAAGGGGAGAAGCTTAACTCCGTCGTTGAGGAAGTTAGCGAAGATACTCTCGTTCTCTATGTTCCCTATCTCCAACCAAAAGGGATATTAAGAGCAAAAATCAGTTTCGAGATCTTGAATATACTTTATCAATTCGAAGTGGTACTTCTGGACTTTTGGGAAGACCATGTAAGAGTTAAGATCCCTTCTGAATTACAAGCAGCCGCATTCCGTAAAAACCTGAGGGTGGCAGTAGACGATCTTTTTATGAATTATGTGATCCTCTATCGTTCCTTAAGCGGGGGCGAAAGAGAACTTGGAAAAAATCTAAGTGTTGAACAAAGATTTTTTCATCTAATGAAAGAAATTAAAAAGGATAATCCAAGCCTTAAGTTAATCAACTTAATGGTTACTGAATATATTCTGGGAATTTCAAAAGATTATGAGGTCGTATTTTTCGGTCCTGGAAAAGATGGAGGATTTTTTGGAGACTTTATAAAAAAGTATAATCGCTCCGTCTATGTTCCTGATTGTTCTTTAATCAAAAGTTATATAGGAGAGGAGAAGGATCCATATCTAGACAATTTCCGTGATGAGTATCTAAGCTTGATTCAGACCAGAGGGCAGGCAAAAGCAGATGAATTCTTCAGAGAACTTCAAAAGGAAGAAGTCCGTAACTTCTTAATCTCTTATATAGTCACTCCAATCCGTTTATTCAACGATCCAATCGGTTATGTGAAAGTATTCTCTACAGCGATGGATAAATTTTCTATCGTACAACAACAGGCATTATATATAGAAGAATTAGGAGATATTCTTACCTATGCTTTGACTAAGGTTTATATACGTCAGGAAAACTTTAGAAACGAAGAAGCAGTGACTCGTATACTTGACATTAGTATGAATGGACTTCTATTCGAAATAGAAGATGAAAGAACTTTTAATTATCTAAAACAACATAATATCATCAAGATGTTCATTCCTATCTCTGAAAGGAATTTAGTCTTAAGAGGAGAAGTGGTTCGATTTTTGGAAATCGGGAACGGGAAATTCCAATTAGGTGTGAACTTTTTTGATTCTAATCCGGATGATATGGTTTTCTTGCAGCATTATATTTTCAGTAAGAAAATGCGGATACTTTTTGAGTAG
- a CDS encoding enoyl-CoA hydratase/isomerase family protein translates to MALVDSETVELSSESRIEILYLNNPETKNSMTVAMGHEFQAQIEKLKKNPPRAVVITGKNDIFSAGGNFELLKSFAEKSFEQNKKEMFEFYNLFLSVRDLNVPVICAANGHAIGAGLSITLACDLRVFADEGKYQFNFVKLGIHPGMGSSYLAKELFGMETANRLLFLAETVSGKEAHSLGICYDSVPKGEVLQRATEIAISLSESAPMALSELKKNIYDREKLNAALRKEAESQALNFLSQDFRETIKSIEEKRKPVFRGR, encoded by the coding sequence ATGGCATTAGTCGATTCAGAAACAGTAGAACTTTCTTCCGAATCTAGAATAGAAATTCTTTATCTGAATAACCCGGAAACTAAAAACTCCATGACCGTTGCCATGGGTCATGAGTTCCAAGCTCAAATAGAAAAACTCAAAAAAAATCCACCTAGAGCGGTTGTCATTACTGGTAAGAACGATATTTTCTCCGCTGGTGGTAATTTCGAATTATTAAAATCTTTCGCCGAGAAGTCTTTCGAACAAAACAAAAAAGAAATGTTCGAATTTTATAATCTATTCTTAAGCGTTAGAGATCTAAATGTTCCTGTGATCTGTGCGGCAAATGGTCATGCAATCGGTGCAGGACTTTCCATTACTCTTGCTTGCGACCTTAGAGTTTTTGCAGATGAAGGAAAATACCAATTTAATTTCGTAAAATTGGGAATTCATCCAGGAATGGGTTCCAGCTATCTTGCAAAAGAATTGTTCGGGATGGAAACTGCAAACCGACTTTTATTTTTAGCAGAAACTGTAAGTGGTAAAGAAGCTCATTCCCTAGGAATTTGTTATGATTCCGTTCCCAAAGGAGAAGTTTTACAAAGAGCAACTGAGATCGCCATTTCTCTAAGTGAAAGTGCTCCTATGGCGCTTAGTGAATTAAAGAAAAATATTTACGATCGTGAAAAACTAAACGCAGCTTTGCGCAAAGAAGCAGAATCTCAAGCTCTTAACTTCTTATCTCAGGATTTCAGAGAAACGATCAAATCAATAGAAGAAAAAAGAAAACCGGTTTTTAGAGGGCGTTAA
- a CDS encoding LIC_10740 family protein codes for MNLQKIKEIWNRFLTHLDTFYTWVFELATRAADSKESKRILFLTYSWIIVLLFLTGFILAGKNPLKLLVPFTLYDLPNFDPRKEIVIYGSDGEGQVFPVKRKVLLTGEDFRHDVLTLVGEAGESSYFDPTVPNASAQYRNLKKLPNLQDSVISIWKRGDVLILDLRKSTLENLLSDMKFRIDYTYASQMTEEQKSAEIERKKLGLLSSAFLATEKTLFENYPDLNSIEYKLGGEVGDLPGLSYLLSYTHTRQP; via the coding sequence ATGAACTTGCAAAAGATTAAGGAAATTTGGAATCGCTTCCTCACTCATTTGGATACCTTCTATACATGGGTTTTCGAATTGGCAACCAGAGCCGCCGATTCTAAAGAATCCAAAAGGATATTATTCTTAACTTATTCTTGGATAATCGTATTATTATTCCTAACCGGGTTTATCCTCGCAGGAAAAAATCCATTAAAACTACTCGTTCCATTCACATTATATGATCTGCCAAACTTCGATCCTAGAAAAGAAATCGTAATATACGGTTCAGATGGAGAAGGTCAGGTATTCCCAGTAAAAAGAAAAGTCCTCTTAACTGGTGAGGATTTCAGACATGATGTTTTGACATTGGTGGGAGAAGCTGGAGAATCCAGTTATTTCGATCCTACTGTTCCAAATGCTTCTGCTCAATATAGAAATCTGAAAAAACTTCCGAACTTGCAAGATTCAGTGATCTCTATCTGGAAAAGAGGAGATGTTTTGATCTTGGATTTGAGAAAGTCCACATTGGAAAACTTACTTTCAGATATGAAGTTCCGTATCGATTACACTTATGCAAGTCAGATGACAGAAGAGCAAAAGTCTGCAGAGATAGAGCGTAAAAAATTGGGACTATTATCTTCTGCATTCTTAGCGACTGAAAAAACCTTATTCGAAAACTATCCTGATCTAAATAGTATCGAATATAAGTTAGGCGGAGAAGTGGGAGATCTGCCAGGTTTAAGCTATTTGCTCTCTTATACCCATACAAGACAGCCTTAA
- a CDS encoding N-acetylmuramoyl-L-alanine amidase family protein: MDKDQILLWGLGFFLLFSAPVFAESRIQTIGKNGYVSFEEIHKKIPGLQSKFESATLVGSISHASGEIRFRIGASFYAINGSLEKTNLPVVYKDKDFLLPPDLVEAIFVRLLPGDVSYEFKEDELIFDLLPKAERLKLSAIIVDAGHGGKDPGTSSDKGTQEKLVSLQVARFVKKFLNKVYPEVRVILTRSNDSFIELERRSEIANKEIQKGGSVLFVSLHCNASISSDVNGFEVYYLSQTPSTETAREVSLFENGISGKKGGTSYGKIQAGMMSSMIQRRSRLLARSVESEMKKNLGPKILSRGVKKADFSVLRGSLMPAILVEMGYLTHNKESEVLADKTHQVKLAKSILEGVRAYELAKD, encoded by the coding sequence TTGGACAAGGATCAAATCCTTCTTTGGGGGTTAGGATTCTTTCTACTCTTTAGCGCACCTGTTTTTGCCGAGTCCAGGATACAAACCATCGGCAAGAACGGTTACGTTTCCTTCGAAGAAATCCATAAAAAAATCCCAGGTCTACAATCCAAATTCGAGTCTGCTACATTAGTAGGCTCTATCTCTCATGCCTCCGGTGAGATCCGATTTAGGATCGGAGCTTCCTTTTATGCAATCAATGGTAGTTTAGAAAAAACGAATTTACCAGTAGTCTATAAAGATAAGGATTTCTTACTTCCTCCTGATTTGGTAGAAGCCATCTTTGTACGTTTATTACCAGGAGATGTAAGTTACGAATTTAAAGAAGACGAACTTATATTCGATCTATTACCTAAAGCGGAAAGGTTAAAACTTTCTGCGATCATTGTGGATGCGGGACATGGAGGAAAAGATCCAGGGACTTCTTCTGATAAAGGAACCCAGGAAAAATTAGTCTCTCTCCAGGTGGCCCGCTTCGTAAAAAAATTCCTGAATAAGGTATATCCTGAAGTTAGAGTGATCCTAACCAGATCCAATGATTCATTTATAGAATTAGAAAGAAGGTCAGAGATCGCAAATAAAGAAATCCAAAAGGGCGGATCCGTTTTATTTGTAAGTTTACATTGTAATGCTTCCATTTCTTCGGATGTAAATGGTTTTGAAGTGTATTATTTATCCCAGACCCCCAGCACAGAAACCGCAAGAGAAGTCTCATTATTCGAAAATGGGATTTCAGGCAAAAAAGGTGGGACCTCCTACGGGAAGATCCAGGCCGGAATGATGTCCTCTATGATCCAAAGAAGAAGCCGTCTTCTCGCCAGAAGTGTTGAATCTGAGATGAAAAAAAACCTTGGTCCAAAGATATTGTCTAGAGGAGTGAAGAAGGCGGACTTTTCTGTGCTAAGGGGAAGTTTGATGCCTGCCATTCTGGTCGAAATGGGTTACCTCACCCATAATAAAGAATCAGAGGTATTGGCTGATAAAACTCATCAAGTGAAATTGGCCAAAAGTATATTAGAAGGTGTGAGAGCGTATGAACTTGCAAAAGATTAA